In Chitinophaga oryzae, the sequence ACCTAAAAACGATACAGGCCTACCAAAAAGGAAACCACGAACATATTAGGTTAAATATCAACTTAATACGAATAATTATTATCAATATAACGTTCAGATTCGAACAATGCCTGTTCGGTTATGACAGCAGTTCTGCCAGCGGCAGCCGGGTGGCGTTGTTACCTCTCCAGGCCACGAAACCGTCCGGCCGTACCAGCAATGCCTCGCCGGGAGCTGCGCCCGTAGCCTCCTCCCATGGCGCCAGCCTGTTACCGGGCAACGGGCACACCTGAACGAAAACAGGCTGTTCGTTCACCGCTGCCTGCCAGGGCGCAGGACCGCCATGAACGAAGAGCGTAAAGCGCCCTTTCAGCAAATCGAGGGTAGACAGCTGACGGTCGTCGTCCAGCCACAGATGCGGCACACGGGTGCCGGGAAGGCCATACAGCACTTTATCGGCCGGCACCGGCGGGCAATGGGAGGCAACCTTCACCGGGTAGCGATAGTCGGGAATACCGATCAGCGTCCGCACATTTTGCGTCAGTGTCATTTCTGCCGGCGATGCCTGTTCACCTGCCTTCGGCGGCGCTATCACCTGTCGTTGCATGATCTCCTGGTCTTTCAGGATGCCATTTTCATCTGCCAGCGTGGCCGAGCGCAAGGCATTGGCCAGTCCTATGGGTTGCCTTTCGGGCGAATAAGAGTCCAGCAGTGATGATGCGGCATGTCCTTTCAGCACCGCTGCTATCTTCCATGCCAGGTTCTGGGCGTCCTGTATGCCGGTGTTAGCGCCTTTTCCGCCGTAAGGCGTCATTACGTGCGCGGCGTCACCGGCAAGGAAAATGCGGCCGCTTTGCATGGTGTCTGCCACCCGCACGGTCATCTCCCAGGGCAGCACGCTGAGAATGCGGACCGGCAGCTCCGGCATCCCCAGGGCTGCATGGAGGACCGTTTGCAGCCTTTCTTCCGTATAGTCTTCCACGCGCTCACCTTTATCAGGATAGTAACGCAGCTGATACACCCATCGGTCGCTGTTATTGATAGCCGTCACAAAACCGGTGATGCCCGGCGTGTCGATGATACAGATGCTGAACTCCCGGTTCAGTACCAGTTCCGCCATATCTGCTTCAAAGTAAATGTTGAGAAAATCTGCCAGTACGCCCGGACCGGTGACCGGCAACTGCAGTTGCTGTCTGACACGGCTGCCGGCGCCATCGGCCGCAACCAGATAGTCTGCCGTTACGATGGTCGTGGCCCCCGTTTCCCGGTCACGTAATTCCGCCCTTACCCCGTCTTCTTCCTGAGAGAAAGAAATCATCTCCGTATAAAACAACAGTTGGGCGCCTCTCTCCTCCGCGGCGGCCCGCAGTACCGGTTCGGCGAGGTCCTGCGTACAGCGGGCGCCGCTTTCCGGCGTGAGCGCCGCCAGGCTCTCCAGCCCTTTCAGCTGGCTGGGATAGGTGATGCGTTCCCCCTCCCGCGGCCTGATGTCTGCCAGTACCGCCGCCAGCGTATCGCCCCGCAGCACGCCCCAGGCCGGTCCCAATGCTTTACCGGCTTCCCGTACCGCCTCGCCTACGCCCAGTTCGCGGAACAGCTCCATCGTACGGATATCGAAACCTCTCGCCCTCGGATGAATAGAGGTACCGCGATGCCGTTCTACCAGCAAAGGCCGGATACCCTGTTGCAAAAGAAATAATGCAGCTGAAAGCCCGGTAATACCGCCGCCGGCGATCAGTACCGGCACATGCAACGGTTGTTGTGTTGTCATAAGTAAATTATTTCCTGCAAAATTGCCTGTCTGCAGAAAGGGTTTAGTGCACAAAACGGATAAATAAGTACCATTTTTGTAGTGGTTTCACCCTACATTTGTCACCATGGAAACATCCGTAGCTCATACGACCGCTTTCAGAGACGCTTTCCTGATCCCGCAAGCAGAGATCCATCACTACCGCCTCCCCATGCCGGATGTAGACGGCAGCGGCAAATTCATCCTCTGCGACGACATGGCCATCGCCGACGGGCATGTGGTGTCAGGCCCGGCGGACTTCTCCTGGGAGCATTACAATGAGAAGACTTTCGTGGAACTTAATTTTGTGATGTCGGGACAGCTGTACCAGACCCACGAAGGCTTGATCCACCGGGAGCTGTTCAGACAGGGAAGCGCCAATATGCTGTTCAACCCCTCCTCGTGGGAAAAGAATGAACTGGCCGACACCAAAGGCTTCCGTAACCTGGGGGTGCATATCCAACCGGAAAAAATGATGGCGCTGCTGAACAGCTACGCGCCGGAGCTGCATCAGCTGACAGACAAAATAGCGAAGGGCATTCCTTTCGTTGCGCACGCACCAGCGGCTTATTTCAGTCCGCGGCTGCAGCATACGCTGGACCATATCTGGGACAGCCCCGCGCCGAAGGGCCTCAGGCGTCTTCATTTTGAGACACAGATACTGCAGTTGCTGGCGTTGCAATGCGAGGCGTTGCTGCCTTCGCCCAAACGTGCCGGCGCAGACATCCTCCGCCCCGCTGACCGTGAGCGCCTGCATCATGCGCGGCAGTACCTGCAGGAACATCTTGCCTTCCCGCCCACCCTGGCAGAGCTGTCACGCCACTGTGGACTGAATGAGTTCAAGCTGAAGAAAGGATTCCGGTCGTTGTTCGGACAAAGCGTATTTGCTTTTGTGAACAACGAGAGACTGGAAGCTGCGCGGCAGCAGATCTTACAGGGAGACCGGAATATATCAGAAATTGCCTACGGCCTCGGCTATACGCACCCGCAGCATTTTCACCGGGCATTTAAAAAGAAATTCGGGATAACACCGATGGGGCTGTTGAAATGATATCAGCTGGGCTGGATCACGGAGGAGAAAGATGACCTCACGCTGTTAAAAGATGGCTTTGATAAGTTTGAAATGGAAGTAGCCACAAGGATATTTAATCAGCATAAAGACAAGATACACTTTAACCGCTGCCCTGAATGCCATGGCCTGGCCAAAACGCCGCGGGCAGAGCAGTGCAGGCACTGCGGGCATAGCTGGCGGAATAAGTAAATTGCCCCTTTTGCCCCTTTATTGCCCCTTTATCGCCTGTTTTGCCCCTTTATCGCCCCTTTAGGCGTATTAATTGCCCCATTAGGTTTTGATAAAATATAAAAGGTCCCTCTGCCTGTTGACCCTACCTTCTCAATCAACTGTTTCAATAGCAATATTTGCAGATCGGATGTTGCAGTTCGTTTAGAAACTGAAAAATAACCCTGATATTGTTTATTACTTATTTGTCCATGTTCTTTAATGAACAGAAGCGCCTTTATCTGTCGTTCTTCTAAATTGAATTTTCTAAGATTTTCCAGGGAATAGGCGTCTTTATAAAACACAATACTAAACCCTCCCTGTTCTTCTACCATCCTGGGTTCAGGTAGTCCCGCCTCCACACAGGCCTCCACGATTTTATTAATCCCCCTGCCCCAGGATTCAATATACCCTGCTTTATAAAAAACGTTGGCGATATTTCTGTTTCTGGGGTACGACGAGTGATTCTCCTTTAATGCCTCGACTTTTAGCTCCTCGGGAAGATTGCCGGGGTTCCATATATGCAGTCTATCGTCAAATACCCGGAGAAAAGTGTATGTGCTTGCGTAATCCCTGTGTATAATCGCATTACAGATAGCCTCCCGCAGTGCCATTTCCGGGTATTCCAGCGGCTCCAGCCGCTGTAGGCCCTCATAGGATATTGGCCGGATGAGATATTTTCGTTTCAACAGCTCCAGTACGCTATCTGCCATGCTGAAGATATTGGTCTCGATCATATCATGAAACAAAAGATCGTGATTCGATTTCCCGAACCGGCCAATTTTAAAGCTGGCCGTAATAGATACTCTGCCTAAACTCTTCCCGAATAATAACAGCGCAGCATGGGAAAATTCTCCCGAGGACGTTGCCAGTTCCAGTTTTTGCAACAGCGACATTGTATCCAATGTCACGGCATCTGCCGGTATTCGCTCTTTGACCCGGGCTTTCTGCAGGAAGGCATCAATCGTCTCCCGATCGAAGTCCTCTAAGGTAGCGCCTTCCACCGGCAGCTCCTCCCATTTTTTGCCGATCTTTTTCAGCAACAGGTTTTGCAGCGCAATACCTTTCAGCTCCTGTTTGGTGCTCCCGCTCCGATAGTGATACACGCCGTGATAGGCAATTGGCACAGTACTAACGGGCACAATAATTTCGATATAATAGTGCTGCTCCCGTTCGCGGAGATTAACGTCTACCACCAGCCCCAGATGGTTGACTGTCTTATTGGGAATTTCATCCATCAACTTGCGATAGTCCTCCACCCCAACCACTGCACCAGTATCGTCAAGACCAATAAAAATCCTGCCTCCCTGTGCGTTGGCGAAGCCACAGATCCATTTGAGATATTCATCCCGCCACGATGTTTTGTATTCAATATTTTGTTGTTCAGGCATAACAATTCCGGATAAGCCGCGAAAGTATAGTGTCCCCTGGCTACAAATCCCGTATTCCCGTTAACGGATCTGTATTAACAAAAAAATTTCCTCCGCTTGTCCTATTTACCGCTTCTCATGCATCATTCCAATACAACAAACACATTTCACATGCAAGCAACTACCAAAGGCCGTAAGGCCGCCTACTGGACCACCACTGGTTTACTCGCCGCCGGCATGCTTTCAGGAGGCATCGCTCAACTGCTACGCACGCCGTCTACCACGCAGGGTATCGTGCATCTGGGATATCCGGTTTATATCATGACGATACTGGCCAGCTGGAAGATACTGGGCGTCGCGGTACTACTGCTGCCGCGGCTGACGCTGGTCAAAGAATGGGCTTATGCCGGTTTCTTTTTCCTGATGACCGGCGCCACCATCTCTCACCTGGCCAGCGGCGACAAGCCCGGCGATGTTACCGCACAGGTCATTTTCGTGGTACTCATCATGCTTTCCTGGTATCTGAGGCCTGCTAACAGAAGGCTTGCAGCCGTAACAAAGCTGCCGGATTAATTGTATGTTTATCTGCCGGAAAATTATTTTGGAAAGATGTCCTGTTTTTTATTTTCCGGTCATCCTATGTATGTTATCTTTTTACCGTCACCTTAATTGAATGTTCCGATGAAAGAGTTTATGTTATTATTCCGTCAGCCCAGCTATGATTACAGTAATGCATCCCCGGCTGAGATGCAGGCGCTTGCCCAGAAGTGGCAGGACTGGGTCAGCGGTATCGTAGCGCAGGACAAGCTGTCCAGCCATGGCCCCCGGCTGTCGCTCGAAGGCAGGGTATTAAAATCAGGCGGCGTGGTGACAGACGGACCTTTTGTGGAAGTCCGGGAAATACTGGGCAGTTTTATTATCGTAAAAGCGGAAGACCTGGAGTCCGCCACTACGCTGGCGCATGGTTGTCCGGCTGTGGACATGGGCGGCAGCGTGGAAATCAGACCGTTATATGTATAATTGTCAATAAACTTTACCGCCACCTGTCCCGCGGGACGGGTGGTATATGATCATGGACGCAGCACTCTCTTTAAAACAATTATTCCAGCAGGAATTCTCCCGTATGGTGGCCGTTATCAGCCGCCGTTTCGGGTTGCAGCATATCGAAATGGCGGAAGACATCGTGAGCGAGACCTTCCTGGTGGCTGCGGAAACATGGGGACTGAAAGGCATACCTGAAAACCCCGCCGCATGGCTCTATGCTGTAGCAAGGCAGAAAACCCTGTATCACTTCCGGCGGAATAAAATCTACGAAGAAAAAGTAATGCCGGCCCTGAAAGCAGGTCAGGCGGAGCAGGATGCACTAGACTTCTCCGACCAGCATATCCGTGACAGCCAGCTGCAGATGATTTTTGCGGTATGCGACCCGGCTATCGCCAGCGAAAGCCAGATTGGGCTGGCCCTGCGCGTGCTTTGCGGATTTGGTATCGATGAAATCGCAGAGGCCTTTCTGACCAGCAAGGAGACTATCAACAAAAGGCTGTTCAGGGCAAAAGAAAAGCTGCGCGCTGCGGGGATAAAGCTGGAGATGCCGCCGGAAAACATGCTGGCAGCGCGGCTCGACAATGTCCTGCATGTTATCTACCTGCTGTTCAATGAAGGATATTATTCCGGTACGCAAAGCCGCGTCCTGCAAAAGGAGCTGTGCCTGGAAGCCCTTCGGCTCGGACTGATGCTGGCCGGTTACGAGAAGACCAACGTACCTGCTACCAATGCGCTGATCGCACTGATGTGTTTCCATGCCTCCCGGTTTGAAGCGAGACAAAACAATGGAACTTCTTTTGTGCTCTACGAGGAACAGGACAACTCCCGGTGGGACCAGGTACTGATTCATCAGGGTGTCCGTTACCTCGAACGCTCCGCCCAGGGCGGGCAGCTGACGTCCTATCACCTGGAAGCAGGTATCGCCTACCGGCATTGCCAGCAACAGGACACCCCTGAAAAATGGCAGGACATCCTGCGGCTGTATGATCAGTTGTTACAGGTGAACTTCTCTCCCTCTGTGGCACTTAACCGCGCCTACGCCGTGTATAAAGTTCACGGCGCACAAACTGCGATCACGGAAGCGGAAAAAATCCCGCTGACCAACAACCACTTCTATTTTGTACTGTTAGGCGAACTATACAAAGACATTCAGCCTGAAAAGGCTGCCGCTTGCCTCCGCCAGGCATTGTCGCTGGCGCGCTCTTCCGTTGAAAAGCAACAGGTGATGCGTAAGATAGCATTGTTATAAACATGTCGGTTTCCCACCCCTATAAAGTCGCATTGACACAGCATTTAGGCCAGCCGTCTCCTGTATTTTTGTAATACAAAATCAGACGTTATGCGAAAAATCATCACCGTTAACTTTATTACTTTAGATGGCGTTATACAGGCGCCAGGCGGGCCGCAGGAAGACACTTCCGGTGGCTTTCAATGGGGTGGCTGGGTAGCCCCTTTCAGCGATGAAATAATGAACCAAAAGATAATCGCCGTTATGGACCAACCGTTCGACCTGCTCCTGGGCAGGCGCACCTATGATATATTCGCCGCACACTGGCCTCATTATAATGATGGCATCGGCAAAAAATTCAACCAGGCGGAAAAGTTCATGGTCTCTCATAACGCTATCCCCCTGCCATGGCAACACGCTACCCTGATCACCGGCGATGTGGTGGAAGCGCTGCAGGCACTGAAAAATACAGACGGCCCCAACCTCCTGGTTTATGGCAGCAGTCAGCTAATGCAGACATTACTGGCTCACAGGCTGGCAGACATCGTTCACATGTGGCTCTTCCCTGTTACCATCGGATCGGGAAAGCGTCAGTTTGCGGACGGTACGCTTCCCGGCAGCTGGAAACTGACAGACGCTACGCCCACTTCCACAGGGGTGATCATGACGACCTACGAACCGGCGGGAGCCTTGCAAACACGTGCGATTGAATCAAAACCGCCGTCAGCAGCGGAGCTGGAGAGAAGGCAAAAAGTCCTGGCGGAAGATGCCGGATTATAACGTACTTGTTCCCGCTTTGAGGGACTGGCGGTAAGCCAGCGGAGATAAACCTGTTTTGCTTTTAAACAGGCGGTTAAAAGATTGCGGTTGCTCAAACCCCAGCCTGTAGGCGATATCGGCAACGCTCCATTCACCGGCGCCCAGCAGGTCTTTCGCTATTTCGAGCAGCTTCCGGTGAATATGTTGCTGTGTGTTTAAGCCGGTATTGGCGCGCAACAGATCGCTTAGATAATCCGGTGAAAAATGCAGCTGCTCTGAAACATACTGTACGCTTGGCAATCCCGACCGGGACGGCTCATCGCTGTCAAAATAACGGAGCAGGACTGCATCAAGACGGCTCAGCAGTCCGTTATCATCTTCCCGCTGTGTCGCAAACTGCCGGTGATAGAAACGGTTGCTGTAATCCAGCAGCAGCTCCAGCCCCGATGCCAGCAGGTCCTGGCTGAACCGGTCTGCCGGCGTGTCCAGCTCCATAGCTATCTGTTCAAATAACTTCAGGATAATATCCCGCTCTTTCTCTGTAAGATGTAAGGCTTCAGACACTGTGTAGGAAAAGAAACCGTACTGGCGGATTTTCTTTCCCAACGGATGATGCCTGATCAGGTCCGGATGGAAAAAAATGATCACGCCTGACAGGCTCTTTTCCGGTGAAACACCGGAGATCAGTTGGCCCGGAGCCACAAAAGCCAATCCCCCTTCCTTAAAATCATAATAGTGCTGTCCATAGCGGACCATCCCGTTCGTTTTATGAATGAAAGATAGCTTGTAAAAATTGAGCATGATCCGCGAAGAAAACGCATGCCGCTGAAACTGTATACCATCATAGCTGACATAACTGATCAAAGGATGTTGCGGCGCAGGCAATCCCAGTTCTTCATGAAAAGATGCGATGTCCGGATATATCGCGGGTGATGGCATTGTTTTCTTCATGCCATAAAAATAAGACATATCCGCGTCAATAATGATCGTTCTGCGTTTGCGGAAGGATGGCTGGGAGTACAGACGGCTGCCCGTTGATGGTAGCGCCTCCCTGTGCTATATGCCGTGCGTTTGCCAGCAAAGTGTACGGAAAAACCGGTTCGGGCGCAGACAATGCATCCAGTTCGGCAATCGTCTGCGGTGAGAGCACGACTGTCAATGCCTGCAGGTTTTGTTGCAATTGTTCCGGCGTGCGGGCGCCGATGATGGTCGATGTTACACCCTCCCTTGCTATCACCCATGCCAGCGCGATAGCGGCTGCCGGCACGCGGTAATCCGCCGCGATGCCGTTGAGCGCGTCTGTCAGCAGGTAGGCCTTTTCACTGAGCGCACTATCGGCGGTCCGTTTGCTAAGGGTTTGCCCCCGCTGTTCCCGCGTGTATTTTCCGGAGAGAACGCCCTGCTTCAGGGGAGACCAGGGCATTACCCCCAGTTGCATTTCCTGCGCCATCGGTATCAGCTCCGCTTCGACCGTTCTTTCCAGCAGGGAGTATTCTATCTGCAGACCGATAAAAGCCGGCCAGCCCCGGAAATGGGCGATGGTCTGCGCCTGCGCTATTTTCCACGCCGGCGTATCAGACACACCAATATACCGTACCTTGCCTGACCGCACCAGCTGTTCCAGCGTATACAGCGTTTCTTCTACGGGCGTATGCGGGTCAAAGGCATGCATCCAGTAGAGGTCTATGTAGTCGGTTTGCAGGCGGCGCAGCGACGCCTCCACAGACTGCAGGATGGTTTTCCTTCCGGTGCCGCCGCTATTGGGGTCTCCCGGCCGCATACTGCCGAAAAATTTAGTGGCGATCACCAACCGGTCCCTGTTAATATGGCTTTCCTTCAGATAATCCCCGATGATTTTTTCCGAATGCCCTTTGGTGTAGATATTGGCCGTATCAATCATGTTGCCGCCCTGTTGCAGGTAAGCAGCCAGGATTTCTTTCGATACTTCCGGCGTAGCGCCATAGTGCCAGTCCATTCCGAAAGTCATGGCGCCCAGGGTAAGCGGAGATACTTTCAGCCCAGACTTTCCCAGGGTGCGATAATGCGTTAATTCCATCTGTTCTTTACTTTGACAGCAAAATTCTGTCAACTGCCATAGGCTGAAGTAACCGGATCAGGGAAGAATGTAACCGGAAACGGGAATTGTTATATACTCCCGGGAGCAGGAAACGGGTTATGTTCCTTTGATTATTTTTTTGATGATGGTGATCTGTCCGAGATGGTAATGGGTGTGTTCAATGATCCCTGCCAGGTTGCGGTACCAGGTGCCGTATTTCCCGTCGGTGAAGTCTTCCGCCAGCTGTTTGTCCTCCAGCTGTTCCATGGCATCGGCAAAGGTGGCCGCTTCGGCCAGCGTTTTGGTCACCAGCTGCTGCCATTCTTCTTCCGACGTAATGGGCGGCAGGTCAAAACTGAATTTATCGCTGGCCTGGAGCTGTCCGCCCTGCAGCACTTTCAGCACCGCGCTCACATAGTAGTTGACATGAAATACCAGCACGGCAATAGTATTAAGCGAATGCACCGGCGTGGTGGCCATCTGCCAGTCCACATCCGCCAGGGTATCTTTCAGGTTCACCGATGTCCAGTTACCACCAAAATGTACGTCGCGGAAATGTTTGGCCATCTGCTGCAGGGTCGTCATCTTTTTTTCGAAAAAGATACAAATAAATCCGGTTTGCAGTTACGCCACCTCCGTGTTATCTTGCGCAGACAGATATGGAAACAGGAACAATGACAACGGGAGCGGCGCAGCGGCTGCAGGCGTCCGCCGGCAAACAACATTTTGCGATACTGGACGGACTGCGGGGCGTAGCCGCCATCGTCGTAGTGTTTTTCCACTTTATGGAAGTGGTATTTACCGATTACAATAAAAACTTTGCAGGGCATGGCTTCCTGGCAGTGGATTTTTTCTTCTGCCTGTCGGGCTTTGTGATAGCCTATGCTTACGACGACCGCATGCCGCAGCTGCGGCTGCAGGATTTTTTCCGGGCGAGGCTGATACGGCTGCATCCGCTGGTGGCGCTGGGCGCCGTGCTGGGACTGCTCACCTATCTTTTTGATCCGCTGGCAGGGCCACCTGCCGGTTGTGGCTTCGGTAAGACCGCTTTGCTGTTTATCACCACCCTCCTGCTCATTCCGTTTCCTGTTATATCGGAACGCTACTTTAATCTCTTCTGCCTGAATGCGCCCGCCTGGTCCCTGTTCTGGGAGTATATCGCCAATATTTTTTATGCGCTGGTATTATGGCGCCTGCGCCGCAACCTGTTGCTGGTACTGGCAGCGGTAGCGGCGGTGATATTGGGCGTGGTGGCTTACCGTACCGGTAACCTCATGGGCGGCTGGAGCAAGGATAACTTCTGGCATGGCGGCGCCCGGCTATTTTATTCTTTCACCGCCGGCATGCTGGTTTACCGCTTCCGGCTGATCATCCCCAACCGCCTGGGTTTCCCCGGTGTGGCGCTGTTACTGCTGCTGGCGCTGTTCATGCCTTTCTATGGACAGAACTGGCTGGTGGAAATGGCCATCGTCGTGTTTTACTTCCCGGCGCTGGTGGCGCTGGGCGCCGGCGCCCGCCTCGTACCCTGGCTGGAAAAGCCCTGCCGGTTTTCCGGCCAGGTGTCGTATCCATTATATATGACCCACTACGGGTTTATCTGGATCTTCGCACATTACCTGGAAATATACAAACCGAATATGTCCCGCCTGGCGGTAGTGGTCCCGGCGGGAGTTACCGCCCTGGTACTGCTGGGATGGGTGGCGCTGGTGGCGTACGACCAGCCGGTGAGGAATTATCTGAACCGCGTTTGGAAAAAACGTTGAACGCTCGCGGCAGCAACACATCATACACCTCCTTCGGTGACCTGTCACTGCCATCAGGATGTATCAGGCGATACATCCTGCCACTTCTTTCCCGGGTATTCAGGGAGGCTTCCGTAACATTTCTGACCTCGTGACCCTAAGCCGTTCCGGTATAACTTTTTGTGCTTCGCTTTTTGCCTTTTCTATTCCTTCTGTGAACCTGTTCAGGGTGCGTGCTGGTATGCCACCCGTCGCACCAGGAGAACAGTGGTAAAACCCGCCCTTATACCGCACCCGGAAAGCAGGTGGCAGGTCTATCCATGTCCGGCCTGCAGATGAGGAGCCCGCAAGTCCTTCCATTTTCAGTTTTTGCTGTTCCCCCAAATTAATTGGGCTACTCCAAAAACTTTTATTATGTTTGAACATATGAACATTAAAAAATAATGGGAACCGGGAAAAAAATAGCGATAGACATTGGCGGCAGTCATGTATCTGCCTGTATAGTAGACACGAACAACACCGGATCAGCACCGGGCAACGTTATGACAAAGCCTTTACAGGCAGACAGCAGCGCGGCGGAGATCATTTCCGTTATTGCCGGCTGCATCACGGCATTGAAAGACACGACGATCGACGGCATCGGCATAGCCATGCCCGGCCCGTTTGACTATCAGAACGGCATCAGCGCCATCACCAAAGTAGGGGGTAAATTCGGCCGCCTGTTCGGCCTTCATGTCCGGCAGGCCTTACAGGATGCATCCTGCACAGAAGACCTGCCCATGCACTTTTGTAATGACGCTCATGCTTTTGCGATGGGTGCACGGCAGGTACTGGGGCTCGACGGCCCTAAAACCGTGTTGCTGACGCTGGGCACCGGCTTCGGCTCTGCCTTCCTGGAAAACGGGGCGCTGGCAGCGGCACCTGAAGGACTGCCTTCCGCGGCGTTTTTTGACTGCCCCTTCCAGGACGGCATAGCAGACGATTACTTCTCTACCCGCTGGCTGCTGGAAGCCTTCCGGCAGCAGACCGGTGTGGTGGCCTCCTCCGTTAAAGCCATGGCTGAAGAACATGAAACCATTGCCCGGCCGGTATTTCAGGCCTTCGGCCGAAACCTGGGCGCTTTCCTGCGGCCCTGGCTTTCTCAATACGGCTGTACGGCACTCGTGATCGGCGGCAATATCGCCCGCGCTTATACGTTGTTTTCCGCTCCGCTGGAAGAACAGCTGCATGGCCTCCCGGTAAAAATCACCTGGTGCCAGGAAACAGAACACTGTATCCTCACCGGCGCGGCCATGACGCCACATCAGGCGGACAACACCGCTGTACGCCGCACCACCCAGCCACTACTGCCCGTGACAGCTGATAATACCGGCGAAGCCGCATATACCGTCTTTCCCTCCTTTCATACCGGTCATCCGGTGGAAGAAGGTTACGCCTCCCTGGCAGCCGCTGTTAAAGATGACAGCTATCTCATCATAGACGGTTACGACGGCGTGCTGTGGGAACCGTTCAGGGCTGCCCTTCACCAGGCGCTGCGGGCATATAACCGCCCCGTATACTGGTACCATACCGGCGTATGCCTGCAAACGCCTGCTGCTATTACGGCCATGCTGGAAGCCTATTCCGGCACACCGGACGCCGTATTCGGCAAACGGTACGAGGGCAGCCTGGCCGACTTCTTCGATCCGGAGAAATTATTTTCTATCCACCCGGACGATGCGCCCGGCCTGCATATCATCTATGGCACCGGCGCGGCGCTCACCGCCATCAAAGGCAGAACACTGTATATAGACATCCCTAAAAACGAGATCCAGTACCGCCTGCGGGCCGGCAGCATCACCAACATCGGCACGCCTACGTATGCGTATAAACGCTGCTACTTTGCCGACTGGCCCGTTT encodes:
- a CDS encoding helix-turn-helix transcriptional regulator — encoded protein: METSVAHTTAFRDAFLIPQAEIHHYRLPMPDVDGSGKFILCDDMAIADGHVVSGPADFSWEHYNEKTFVELNFVMSGQLYQTHEGLIHRELFRQGSANMLFNPSSWEKNELADTKGFRNLGVHIQPEKMMALLNSYAPELHQLTDKIAKGIPFVAHAPAAYFSPRLQHTLDHIWDSPAPKGLRRLHFETQILQLLALQCEALLPSPKRAGADILRPADRERLHHARQYLQEHLAFPPTLAELSRHCGLNEFKLKKGFRSLFGQSVFAFVNNERLEAARQQILQGDRNISEIAYGLGYTHPQHFHRAFKKKFGITPMGLLK
- a CDS encoding RNA polymerase sigma factor codes for the protein MDAALSLKQLFQQEFSRMVAVISRRFGLQHIEMAEDIVSETFLVAAETWGLKGIPENPAAWLYAVARQKTLYHFRRNKIYEEKVMPALKAGQAEQDALDFSDQHIRDSQLQMIFAVCDPAIASESQIGLALRVLCGFGIDEIAEAFLTSKETINKRLFRAKEKLRAAGIKLEMPPENMLAARLDNVLHVIYLLFNEGYYSGTQSRVLQKELCLEALRLGLMLAGYEKTNVPATNALIALMCFHASRFEARQNNGTSFVLYEEQDNSRWDQVLIHQGVRYLERSAQGGQLTSYHLEAGIAYRHCQQQDTPEKWQDILRLYDQLLQVNFSPSVALNRAYAVYKVHGAQTAITEAEKIPLTNNHFYFVLLGELYKDIQPEKAAACLRQALSLARSSVEKQQVMRKIALL
- a CDS encoding FAD-dependent oxidoreductase; translation: MTTQQPLHVPVLIAGGGITGLSAALFLLQQGIRPLLVERHRGTSIHPRARGFDIRTMELFRELGVGEAVREAGKALGPAWGVLRGDTLAAVLADIRPREGERITYPSQLKGLESLAALTPESGARCTQDLAEPVLRAAAEERGAQLLFYTEMISFSQEEDGVRAELRDRETGATTIVTADYLVAADGAGSRVRQQLQLPVTGPGVLADFLNIYFEADMAELVLNREFSICIIDTPGITGFVTAINNSDRWVYQLRYYPDKGERVEDYTEERLQTVLHAALGMPELPVRILSVLPWEMTVRVADTMQSGRIFLAGDAAHVMTPYGGKGANTGIQDAQNLAWKIAAVLKGHAASSLLDSYSPERQPIGLANALRSATLADENGILKDQEIMQRQVIAPPKAGEQASPAEMTLTQNVRTLIGIPDYRYPVKVASHCPPVPADKVLYGLPGTRVPHLWLDDDRQLSTLDLLKGRFTLFVHGGPAPWQAAVNEQPVFVQVCPLPGNRLAPWEEATGAAPGEALLVRPDGFVAWRGNNATRLPLAELLS
- a CDS encoding ATP-binding protein, with amino-acid sequence MPEQQNIEYKTSWRDEYLKWICGFANAQGGRIFIGLDDTGAVVGVEDYRKLMDEIPNKTVNHLGLVVDVNLREREQHYYIEIIVPVSTVPIAYHGVYHYRSGSTKQELKGIALQNLLLKKIGKKWEELPVEGATLEDFDRETIDAFLQKARVKERIPADAVTLDTMSLLQKLELATSSGEFSHAALLLFGKSLGRVSITASFKIGRFGKSNHDLLFHDMIETNIFSMADSVLELLKRKYLIRPISYEGLQRLEPLEYPEMALREAICNAIIHRDYASTYTFLRVFDDRLHIWNPGNLPEELKVEALKENHSSYPRNRNIANVFYKAGYIESWGRGINKIVEACVEAGLPEPRMVEEQGGFSIVFYKDAYSLENLRKFNLEERQIKALLFIKEHGQISNKQYQGYFSVSKRTATSDLQILLLKQLIEKVGSTGRGTFYILSKPNGAINTPKGAIKGQNRR
- a CDS encoding dihydrofolate reductase family protein — protein: MRKIITVNFITLDGVIQAPGGPQEDTSGGFQWGGWVAPFSDEIMNQKIIAVMDQPFDLLLGRRTYDIFAAHWPHYNDGIGKKFNQAEKFMVSHNAIPLPWQHATLITGDVVEALQALKNTDGPNLLVYGSSQLMQTLLAHRLADIVHMWLFPVTIGSGKRQFADGTLPGSWKLTDATPTSTGVIMTTYEPAGALQTRAIESKPPSAAELERRQKVLAEDAGL
- a CDS encoding helix-turn-helix domain-containing protein yields the protein MKKTMPSPAIYPDIASFHEELGLPAPQHPLISYVSYDGIQFQRHAFSSRIMLNFYKLSFIHKTNGMVRYGQHYYDFKEGGLAFVAPGQLISGVSPEKSLSGVIIFFHPDLIRHHPLGKKIRQYGFFSYTVSEALHLTEKERDIILKLFEQIAMELDTPADRFSQDLLASGLELLLDYSNRFYHRQFATQREDDNGLLSRLDAVLLRYFDSDEPSRSGLPSVQYVSEQLHFSPDYLSDLLRANTGLNTQQHIHRKLLEIAKDLLGAGEWSVADIAYRLGFEQPQSFNRLFKSKTGLSPLAYRQSLKAGTSTL
- a CDS encoding YciI family protein, which codes for MKEFMLLFRQPSYDYSNASPAEMQALAQKWQDWVSGIVAQDKLSSHGPRLSLEGRVLKSGGVVTDGPFVEVREILGSFIIVKAEDLESATTLAHGCPAVDMGGSVEIRPLYV
- a CDS encoding DoxX family protein, whose product is MQATTKGRKAAYWTTTGLLAAGMLSGGIAQLLRTPSTTQGIVHLGYPVYIMTILASWKILGVAVLLLPRLTLVKEWAYAGFFFLMTGATISHLASGDKPGDVTAQVIFVVLIMLSWYLRPANRRLAAVTKLPD